In a single window of the bacterium genome:
- a CDS encoding outer membrane lipoprotein-sorting protein, which translates to MLGEGHRLFSAGRGRDVLLFPQPGRRPPHLVPRPQLGLPQPRLQLCGPGQLLHKLKLVPKSGADTGYSSLYMWVNRDTWVFDRIDFYDSTGLVKRMTSGSVEVRDGYTTLGALLMVNQKTGHKTRITISSVEYDTGLESSFFSQRELKK; encoded by the coding sequence ATCCTCGGTGAAGGGCATCGGCTTTTTAGTGCTGGGCGAGGACGAGATGTACTTCTATTCCCCCAGCCGGGCCGACGTCCGCCGCATCTCGTTCCACGCCCGCAACTAGGGCTTCCACAACCCCGACTTCAGCTATGCGGACCTGGCCAGCTACTACACAAGCTCAAGCTGGTCCCGAAATCCGGCGCGGACACCGGTTATTCGAGCCTATACATGTGGGTCAACCGGGACACCTGGGTCTTCGACCGCATAGATTTCTACGACTCCACGGGGCTCGTCAAGCGGATGACCTCGGGGTCGGTGGAGGTCCGGGACGGCTACACGACCCTGGGCGCCCTCTTGATGGTCAACCAGAAGACCGGGCACAAGACCCGGATAACCATCTCCAGCGTGGAGTACGACACCGGTCTCGAGTCGTCCTTCTTCAGCCAGCGCGAACTCAAGAAATGA